From the Vallicoccus soli genome, one window contains:
- a CDS encoding lysylphosphatidylglycerol synthase domain-containing protein: MTPDAPAPPRRGAARWVRRALGLLAVGLLLAAAWSQRAALADAAGRIDAGRLVLAGLLVLLGLWTNMLSWRAVLAGLGSPLALPAAARVYLVAQIGKYLPGSLWPVLAQAELGREHGVPRVRSGVAAVAALVVGLVVGAVLAAAALGATATGAAREYWWVLLAVPVGLVALAPPVLQRLLDLALRLARRDADPHRVEGAALLRGAWWSAVTWVVFGAHVALLADALGADGRLLLVLCTGAYAVAWTVGFLVVVAPAGAGAREGALVLALAPVLERADALAVALLSRGLMLVGDLLAVGLALLGHRASRPRPGHRRTPP, encoded by the coding sequence GTGACCCCCGACGCCCCCGCGCCCCCGCGGCGCGGGGCGGCCCGCTGGGTGCGCCGGGCCCTCGGGCTGCTCGCCGTGGGGCTGCTGCTGGCCGCGGCCTGGTCGCAGCGCGCGGCGCTCGCGGACGCCGCCGGGCGGATCGACGCGGGCCGGCTGGTCCTGGCCGGGCTGCTCGTCCTGCTGGGGCTGTGGACCAACATGCTCAGCTGGCGCGCGGTGCTCGCCGGCCTCGGCTCCCCGCTGGCGCTGCCCGCCGCGGCCCGGGTCTACCTCGTCGCCCAGATCGGCAAGTACCTGCCCGGCAGCCTCTGGCCCGTCCTCGCGCAGGCCGAGCTGGGGCGCGAGCACGGCGTGCCGCGGGTGCGCAGCGGCGTGGCCGCCGTCGCGGCGCTCGTCGTCGGGCTCGTCGTGGGGGCCGTCCTCGCCGCCGCGGCGCTCGGCGCCACCGCGACGGGCGCGGCGCGGGAGTACTGGTGGGTCCTGCTCGCCGTGCCCGTGGGGCTCGTCGCCCTCGCCCCGCCGGTGCTGCAGCGCCTGCTCGACCTCGCGCTGCGCCTGGCCCGGCGCGACGCCGACCCGCACCGCGTGGAGGGCGCCGCGCTCCTGCGCGGCGCGTGGTGGTCGGCCGTCACCTGGGTCGTCTTCGGCGCCCACGTGGCGCTGCTCGCCGACGCCCTCGGCGCCGACGGGCGCCTGCTCCTCGTGCTCTGCACGGGGGCGTACGCCGTCGCCTGGACCGTCGGCTTCCTCGTCGTCGTCGCACCGGCGGGGGCCGGCGCCCGCGAGGGCGCGCTCGTGCTCGCCCTCGCCCCGGTGCTCGAGCGGGCCGACGCCCTCGCCGTGGCGCTGCTGAGCCGGGGGCTCATGCTCGTGGGCGACCTGCTGGCGGTGGGGCTGGCGCTGCTGGGCCACCGGGCCTCCCGCCCGCGACCCGGCCACCGCCGCACCCCGCCGTGA
- a CDS encoding class I SAM-dependent methyltransferase, whose translation MGVPERRAQLAYSDTQALMLDEASRRAKAAKVAAVVQHFRGVEDLAGLRVVDVGCSGGIVADALRERGAEVLGLDIDVPGLARAARRFGATTSFVCADSQRMPLRDAVADVVVCNHVYEHVVDPAALFAEMRRVVRPDGQVYLGLGNRLGVVEPHYRLPFLSWLPRRLAHRYVRASGRAEHYHEAFATRAGLRRLAAGLHVWDYTYPVLADPAAFAGGDAVPGAVARLPRPALRALRPVVPTYLWVATTAPQRPRGPRLAWDPEPVSTTRA comes from the coding sequence GTGGGGGTCCCCGAGCGGCGCGCCCAGCTGGCGTACTCCGACACCCAGGCCCTCATGCTCGACGAGGCGAGCCGGCGGGCCAAGGCGGCGAAGGTCGCCGCGGTCGTGCAGCACTTCCGGGGCGTCGAGGACCTCGCGGGGCTGCGCGTCGTCGACGTCGGGTGCTCCGGCGGAATCGTCGCGGACGCCCTGCGCGAGCGCGGCGCCGAGGTCCTCGGGCTCGACATCGACGTGCCCGGGCTCGCCAGGGCCGCGCGGCGCTTCGGCGCGACGACCTCGTTCGTCTGCGCCGACTCCCAGCGCATGCCGCTGCGCGACGCGGTGGCCGACGTGGTCGTGTGCAACCACGTGTACGAGCACGTGGTCGACCCCGCGGCCCTCTTCGCGGAGATGCGCCGGGTGGTGCGCCCGGACGGGCAGGTCTACCTCGGGCTGGGCAACCGGCTCGGCGTCGTCGAGCCGCACTACCGGCTGCCGTTCCTGTCCTGGCTCCCGCGCCGGCTCGCCCACCGGTACGTCCGGGCGAGCGGCCGCGCCGAGCACTACCACGAGGCCTTCGCCACCCGGGCCGGGCTGCGCCGGCTGGCCGCCGGGCTGCACGTGTGGGACTACACGTACCCGGTGCTGGCCGACCCGGCGGCCTTCGCCGGCGGGGACGCGGTGCCCGGGGCGGTCGCGCGGCTGCCGCGCCCGGCGCTGCGGGCGCTGCGGCCGGTGGTGCCGACGTACCTCTGGGTCGCCACGACGGCGCCGCAGCGGCCGCGCGGGCCCCGGCTGGCGTGGGACCCCGAGCCGGTCAGCACCACCCGCGCATGA
- a CDS encoding sugar phosphate nucleotidyltransferase — MTEAILLVGGQGTRLRPLTATTAKPLLPVAGVPFLAHQLARLRDAGIEHVVLATSYRAETFTEAFGDGSALGLRLDYEVESEPLGTGGAIRNAGRRLEGGPDDAVVILNGDVLSGHDLPGQVAQHLATGADVTLHLVRVEDPRAFGCVPTDADGRVTAFLEKMPEPVTDTVNAGCYVFRRAVVDAIPQERVVSVERETFPGLLRDGSDVRAWTETAYWLDLGTPAALVRGSCDLVLGRIASSALPAPTGQWLALEGADIAADAFLSAGTAVGAGAVVGAGAVVEGSVLYDGAVVAAGARVTGSVLGEGARVGEGCVLSGAVLGARAEVGAGNQLTGALRVQVDGRVGDRALVVP, encoded by the coding sequence GTGACCGAAGCGATCCTGCTCGTCGGGGGCCAGGGCACGCGGCTGCGCCCGCTCACCGCGACCACGGCCAAGCCCCTGCTGCCCGTCGCGGGGGTCCCGTTCCTCGCCCACCAGCTCGCCCGGCTGCGCGACGCGGGCATCGAGCACGTGGTGCTCGCCACGTCGTACCGCGCGGAGACCTTCACCGAGGCGTTCGGCGACGGCTCGGCCCTCGGCCTGCGCCTCGACTACGAGGTGGAGAGCGAGCCGCTGGGCACCGGCGGGGCGATCCGCAACGCGGGCCGGCGCCTCGAGGGCGGCCCCGACGACGCCGTGGTCATCCTCAACGGCGACGTGCTGAGCGGGCACGACCTCCCCGGGCAGGTCGCGCAGCACCTGGCCACGGGGGCGGACGTCACGCTGCACCTCGTGCGGGTCGAGGACCCCCGCGCCTTCGGCTGCGTGCCGACCGACGCCGACGGGCGGGTGACCGCGTTCTTGGAGAAGATGCCCGAGCCGGTCACGGACACCGTCAACGCCGGCTGCTACGTCTTCCGCCGCGCCGTCGTCGACGCGATCCCGCAGGAGCGGGTCGTCTCGGTCGAGCGCGAGACCTTCCCCGGCCTGCTGCGCGACGGCAGCGACGTGCGGGCGTGGACCGAGACCGCGTACTGGCTCGACCTCGGCACGCCGGCCGCGCTGGTCCGCGGCTCGTGCGACCTGGTCCTGGGGCGCATCGCGTCCTCCGCCCTGCCCGCGCCGACCGGGCAGTGGCTGGCGCTCGAGGGCGCCGACATCGCGGCCGACGCCTTCCTCTCGGCCGGCACCGCCGTCGGCGCCGGGGCGGTCGTGGGCGCCGGGGCCGTGGTCGAGGGGTCGGTGCTCTACGACGGCGCGGTCGTCGCCGCCGGGGCCCGCGTCACCGGGTCCGTGCTCGGCGAGGGCGCGCGCGTCGGCGAGGGGTGCGTGCTGTCCGGCGCCGTGCTCGGCGCGCGCGCCGAGGTCGGCGCCGGCAACCAGCTCACCGGCGCCCTGCGGGTGCAGGTCGACGGCCGGGTGGGGGACCGGGCGCTCGTCGTGCCCTGA
- a CDS encoding SpoIID/LytB domain-containing protein has translation MTRAPRRGPVLGAALLGLLAAALQAPAGGPAAAAGCTPPGGRTVPEAAAPAGAEVTVLGHGWGHGLGMSQYGAQGAARLGCDHVRILQTYYTGTRVVRRDGDGSPVLLSLLRGAARTTVAAETGTVAWQVRGTSAAATQPAGSTWTVVRSGGSVLVRDAGGTTRLTAADGRELRAVGTLVRLRAYGSGSAPVTDLRLRDDYTTFTRAAGIGTDVVQVFQDDSRTTGVQKYLRGLREVPVSWPQEALRAQAVAARTYLLRAHDAAAGGYRLSATTASQVYAGAAHEDEDARWGGGWRTAVDATAGEVVVDGAGRLIDALYSSSAGGWTSDRQYVWGSYGTPYLVPVDDSAWDLASDNPYRSWSRTFTRAEVARALGFDAVLSLALAPQGDPARRDGVRVTAVDDGRAVTRSVTGDRLRTALGLRSPGVEFAAPPPPPPPPSSGVTAPVVGDWDGDGRDDVGWYRSGTWSLRAGDGSVRRFPFGRATDVPVVGDWDGDGRDGVGVFRAGQWFLRDALSRGPHDVALSFGRAGDQPVTGSWTGRRGDGVGVVRQGRWSLRQTLSTGPAGVEAAWGRPADRAVPGDWDGDGRATPGLRRSTWFFLSARSDAPRAVASVAYGRSAARAVAGDWDGDGRDTPGVVSGTTWQLRDDLRGGTATRTVRFDG, from the coding sequence GTGACCCGCGCGCCCCGGCGCGGCCCCGTCCTCGGGGCCGCGCTCCTCGGGCTGCTCGCGGCAGCCCTGCAGGCGCCCGCCGGCGGCCCCGCGGCGGCGGCCGGCTGCACGCCGCCGGGCGGGCGGACGGTCCCCGAGGCCGCCGCCCCCGCCGGGGCCGAGGTGACCGTCCTCGGGCACGGCTGGGGGCACGGGCTGGGCATGAGCCAGTACGGCGCCCAGGGCGCCGCCCGGCTGGGCTGCGACCACGTGCGGATCCTGCAGACCTACTACACCGGCACCCGGGTGGTCCGCCGCGACGGCGACGGCAGCCCCGTGCTGCTGTCCCTGCTGCGGGGCGCCGCGCGCACGACGGTGGCGGCGGAGACCGGCACGGTCGCCTGGCAGGTGCGCGGCACGAGCGCCGCGGCGACGCAGCCGGCGGGCTCGACGTGGACCGTCGTGCGCTCGGGCGGCTCGGTCCTCGTGCGCGACGCCGGCGGCACGACCCGGCTCACGGCCGCCGACGGGCGCGAGCTGCGCGCGGTCGGGACCCTCGTGCGCCTGCGGGCGTACGGCAGCGGCAGCGCGCCCGTCACGGACCTGCGCCTGCGCGACGACTACACCACCTTCACCCGCGCCGCGGGCATCGGCACCGACGTGGTGCAGGTCTTCCAGGACGACTCGCGCACCACCGGGGTGCAGAAGTACCTGCGCGGGCTGCGCGAGGTGCCGGTGAGCTGGCCGCAGGAGGCGCTGCGGGCGCAGGCGGTGGCCGCGCGCACCTACCTGCTCAGGGCCCACGACGCCGCGGCGGGCGGCTACCGCCTCTCCGCGACGACCGCCAGCCAGGTGTACGCCGGCGCGGCGCACGAGGACGAGGACGCGCGGTGGGGCGGCGGCTGGCGCACGGCGGTCGACGCGACCGCCGGCGAGGTCGTCGTCGACGGCGCCGGCCGGCTCATCGACGCGCTCTACTCGAGCTCGGCGGGCGGCTGGACGAGCGACCGGCAGTACGTCTGGGGCTCGTACGGCACGCCGTACCTCGTCCCGGTCGACGACAGCGCCTGGGACCTGGCCTCGGACAACCCGTACCGCTCGTGGAGCCGCACCTTCACGCGCGCCGAGGTGGCGCGCGCGCTGGGCTTCGACGCGGTGCTCTCGCTCGCGCTCGCCCCGCAGGGCGACCCGGCCCGCCGCGACGGCGTGCGGGTGACCGCCGTCGACGACGGGCGCGCGGTCACCCGCAGCGTGACCGGGGACCGGCTGCGCACCGCGCTCGGCCTCCGCTCCCCGGGCGTGGAGTTCGCGGCGCCGCCCCCGCCCCCGCCGCCGCCCTCCTCGGGCGTGACGGCGCCGGTCGTCGGTGACTGGGACGGCGACGGGCGCGACGACGTGGGCTGGTACCGCTCCGGCACGTGGTCGCTGCGCGCCGGCGACGGCTCGGTGCGCCGGTTCCCCTTCGGCCGCGCCACCGACGTGCCGGTCGTGGGGGACTGGGACGGCGACGGGCGCGACGGGGTCGGCGTGTTCCGGGCCGGGCAGTGGTTCCTGCGCGACGCGCTGTCCAGGGGGCCGCACGACGTGGCGCTCAGCTTCGGCCGGGCGGGCGACCAGCCGGTCACGGGGTCCTGGACCGGGCGGCGCGGCGACGGCGTGGGCGTGGTGCGCCAGGGCCGGTGGTCGCTGCGCCAGACGCTGTCCACCGGCCCCGCCGGCGTCGAGGCCGCCTGGGGCCGCCCCGCCGACCGCGCCGTGCCGGGCGACTGGGACGGCGACGGGCGGGCCACCCCCGGGCTGCGCCGCTCGACGTGGTTCTTCCTGTCCGCGCGCAGCGACGCGCCCCGCGCGGTCGCCTCGGTGGCGTACGGCCGCTCGGCGGCCCGCGCCGTCGCCGGCGACTGGGACGGCGACGGCCGGGACACCCCGGGCGTGGTGAGCGGCACGACGTGGCAGCTGCGCGACGACCTGCGCGGCGGCACCGCCACGCGCACGGTGCGCTTCGACGGCTGA
- a CDS encoding DUF3105 domain-containing protein has product MANKRNNGEQRDRRATLEAMRREQKSSERRKNLMVVGGAGVLGLGLIAAVGIPTYLDYRDDPANRAVASYGVDAAAASCDEPVIEPATGVQEHVADGTTVTYGANPPAFGAHYAVPATFERSFYTPEDRPPVEQLVHNLEHGYTVLWYDPELAEADRSALSDLASSVREKMSDQVAGTKFIVAPWDAGTAEVAEGKRYVLAHWGAQQGARQACGDLSGAVVEDFVEAHPYTDSPEPNGI; this is encoded by the coding sequence GTGGCGAACAAGCGGAACAACGGCGAGCAGCGCGACCGGCGGGCGACGCTGGAGGCGATGCGGCGCGAGCAGAAGAGCAGCGAGCGGCGCAAGAACCTCATGGTCGTCGGCGGTGCCGGCGTCCTCGGGCTGGGGCTCATCGCCGCGGTCGGCATCCCGACCTACCTCGACTACCGCGACGACCCGGCCAACCGGGCCGTGGCCTCGTACGGGGTCGACGCGGCGGCGGCCAGCTGCGACGAGCCGGTCATCGAGCCGGCCACCGGCGTGCAGGAGCACGTCGCCGACGGCACCACGGTGACGTACGGCGCCAACCCGCCGGCCTTCGGCGCGCACTACGCCGTGCCGGCGACGTTCGAGCGCTCCTTCTACACCCCCGAGGACCGTCCCCCGGTGGAGCAGCTCGTGCACAACCTCGAGCACGGCTACACCGTGCTCTGGTACGACCCCGAGCTCGCCGAGGCCGACCGCAGCGCGCTGTCCGACCTCGCCTCGAGCGTGCGCGAGAAGATGTCCGACCAGGTCGCGGGCACGAAGTTCATCGTGGCGCCCTGGGACGCGGGGACCGCCGAGGTGGCCGAGGGCAAGCGCTACGTCCTCGCGCACTGGGGCGCCCAGCAGGGCGCCCGCCAGGCGTGCGGCGACCTGTCCGGCGCCGTCGTCGAGGACTTCGTGGAGGCGCACCCCTACACGGACTCCCCCGAGCCGAACGGGATCTGA
- a CDS encoding GDP-mannose 4,6-dehydratase has protein sequence MPRALITGITGQDGLYLGELLASKGYEVFGLVRGQSNPKVALVERVVPSIQLLEGDLRDLSSLIGVLEVAQPDEVYNLGAISFVGLSWKQAELTGEITGMGVLRVLEALRIHTGGDMGRVRFYQASSSEMFGKVRETPQTEATAFHPRSPYGVAKAFGHYMTVNYRESYGAHASSGILFNHESPRRGHEFVTRKVTRAVARIALGLQETVALGNLDARRDWGFAGDYVDAMWRMLQQDEPDDYVVATGVTHSIRDLLDVAFARAGVEDWSGLVVQDPRFFRPAEVDLLIGDATKARERLGWAPTVGFTELVRMMVDADLEAERVAAGRRD, from the coding sequence ATGCCGCGCGCCCTCATCACCGGGATCACCGGCCAGGACGGGCTCTACCTCGGCGAGCTGCTCGCGTCCAAGGGCTACGAGGTCTTCGGGCTGGTCCGCGGGCAGTCCAACCCCAAGGTCGCCCTCGTCGAGCGCGTGGTCCCCTCGATCCAGCTGCTCGAGGGCGACCTGCGCGACCTGTCGAGCCTCATCGGCGTCCTCGAGGTCGCGCAGCCGGACGAGGTCTACAACCTCGGCGCGATCAGCTTCGTCGGCCTGTCCTGGAAGCAGGCCGAGCTCACCGGCGAGATCACCGGCATGGGGGTGCTGCGCGTCCTCGAGGCGCTGCGCATCCACACCGGCGGCGACATGGGGCGGGTGCGCTTCTACCAGGCGTCGAGCTCGGAGATGTTCGGCAAGGTCCGCGAGACGCCGCAGACCGAGGCGACCGCGTTCCACCCCCGCTCGCCGTACGGCGTCGCCAAGGCGTTCGGGCACTACATGACGGTGAACTACCGCGAGTCGTACGGCGCGCACGCCTCCTCCGGGATCCTCTTCAACCACGAGTCGCCGCGGCGCGGGCACGAGTTCGTGACGCGCAAGGTGACCCGGGCCGTCGCGCGGATCGCGCTGGGCCTGCAGGAGACGGTCGCGCTCGGCAACCTCGACGCCCGGCGGGACTGGGGCTTCGCCGGCGACTACGTCGACGCGATGTGGCGCATGCTCCAGCAGGACGAGCCCGACGACTACGTCGTGGCCACCGGGGTCACGCACTCCATCCGCGACCTGCTCGACGTGGCCTTCGCGCGCGCCGGCGTCGAGGACTGGAGCGGGCTCGTGGTGCAGGACCCCCGGTTCTTCCGGCCCGCCGAGGTCGACCTGCTCATCGGCGATGCGACCAAGGCGCGCGAGCGGCTCGGCTGGGCGCCGACCGTCGGGTTCACCGAGCTCGTGCGGATGATGGTCGACGCCGACCTCGAGGCCGAGCGCGTCGCGGCCGGCCGGCGGGACTGA
- a CDS encoding SRPBCC family protein — protein sequence MSTIEQGIEVDVPIRTAYDQWTQFETFPQFMEGVERIDQLTDTRTHWVTKIGGVTREFDAEITEQLPDERVAWTSTEEPKHAGVVTFHRLAADKTKVMLQMDYEPEGLVENVGDKLGIVQRRTKGDLERFKQFIESRGGETGAWRGQVDRPQP from the coding sequence GTGAGCACGATCGAGCAGGGCATCGAGGTCGACGTCCCGATCCGGACCGCGTACGACCAGTGGACGCAGTTCGAGACCTTCCCGCAGTTCATGGAGGGCGTCGAGCGCATCGACCAGCTCACCGACACCCGCACCCACTGGGTGACGAAGATCGGCGGGGTCACCCGCGAGTTCGACGCGGAGATCACCGAGCAGCTCCCCGACGAGCGGGTCGCGTGGACCAGCACCGAGGAGCCCAAGCACGCCGGCGTCGTGACCTTCCACCGCCTCGCGGCGGACAAGACGAAGGTGATGCTGCAGATGGACTACGAGCCCGAGGGCCTCGTGGAGAACGTCGGCGACAAGCTCGGCATCGTCCAGCGCCGCACCAAGGGCGACCTCGAGCGCTTCAAGCAGTTCATCGAGTCCCGCGGCGGCGAGACCGGCGCCTGGCGCGGCCAGGTGGACCGCCCGCAGCCCTGA
- a CDS encoding glycosyltransferase family 4 protein, which produces MDRPEDDARARPPLFVTRKFPPSVGGMETLAAGVWRTLRAGVPGARLVAHGGSNRALPRWLPRAVATTAALAARREVGLVLSGDAVVHAALSPVLRALRVPHATMVMGLDVTYDSALYRATVLPWLRRAPLVVAISAATADAAVAAGVPRERVRVLRLGVEVPDLGPQDRAAARRALLDDLGLGDDAVLLLTLGRLVRRKGVRWFVEEVLPALPPQVVHLVAGDGEERGAVLDAAARAGVGDRVRLLGRVDDATRERLLRGADAFVQPNVRVPGDMEGFGLVTVEAAVRGTPVVASALEGVLDAVVDGETGTLVPPEDAAAWRAALLPRVAGPAARAALAGEGARQAAATRARYGEEAMGAELAALLGLRPGAPSA; this is translated from the coding sequence GTGGACCGCCCCGAGGACGACGCCCGCGCCCGGCCCCCGCTCTTCGTCACCCGCAAGTTCCCGCCGTCGGTGGGCGGGATGGAGACGCTGGCGGCGGGCGTCTGGCGGACGCTGCGGGCCGGCGTGCCGGGAGCCCGCCTCGTCGCGCACGGCGGGTCGAACCGGGCGCTGCCGCGCTGGCTGCCCCGGGCGGTGGCGACGACGGCGGCCCTCGCCGCCCGCCGCGAGGTCGGGCTCGTCCTGAGCGGTGACGCGGTCGTGCACGCCGCGCTCTCCCCCGTGCTGCGGGCGCTGCGCGTCCCGCACGCGACGATGGTCATGGGCCTGGACGTGACGTACGACAGCGCGCTCTACCGCGCGACGGTGCTGCCGTGGCTGCGCCGCGCGCCGCTCGTCGTCGCCATCTCGGCGGCCACCGCCGACGCGGCCGTCGCGGCGGGCGTCCCCCGCGAGCGGGTGCGGGTGCTGCGGCTCGGGGTGGAGGTGCCCGACCTCGGCCCGCAGGACCGCGCCGCGGCCCGGCGGGCCCTGCTCGACGACCTCGGGCTCGGCGACGACGCGGTCCTGCTGCTCACCCTGGGCCGGCTGGTCCGGCGCAAGGGCGTCCGGTGGTTCGTCGAGGAGGTGCTCCCCGCGCTCCCGCCGCAGGTCGTGCACCTCGTGGCGGGCGACGGGGAGGAGCGCGGGGCGGTGCTCGACGCCGCCGCCCGGGCCGGGGTCGGCGACCGGGTGCGCCTGCTGGGGCGCGTCGACGACGCGACCCGCGAGCGGCTGCTGCGCGGGGCCGACGCCTTCGTGCAGCCCAACGTGCGCGTCCCCGGGGACATGGAGGGCTTCGGGCTCGTGACCGTCGAGGCCGCGGTGCGCGGCACGCCGGTCGTCGCGTCCGCCCTCGAGGGCGTCCTCGACGCCGTGGTGGACGGCGAGACCGGCACGCTCGTGCCGCCGGAGGACGCCGCCGCGTGGCGGGCCGCCCTGCTCCCGCGGGTCGCGGGCCCCGCCGCCCGGGCGGCCCTCGCCGGGGAGGGCGCCCGGCAGGCGGCGGCGACCCGGGCGCGCTACGGCGAGGAGGCGATGGGCGCCGAGCTCGCCGCCCTGCTGGGGCTGCGCCCCGGCGCCCCCTCCGCCTGA
- a CDS encoding DNA-3-methyladenine glycosylase family protein: MPAPVPPPRSPAERTRTWRPGRPLTVAATLAPLRRGGGDPAHRQEPGGAVWRCSRTPEGPGTLRLAVRGDEVLASAWGPGADWLLDGVPALLGEDDDPSGFEPRHAVVASAWARHAAWRPPRTRLVLESLVPAVLEQRVTGGEARRSWRHLLLRFGEPAPGPAPAGMRVPLSGEGWRHVPSWEWHRAGVDGQRASTVVRAARVAGRLEATAELPGPEAGRVLRLVPGVGVWTAAEVRQRAHGDPDAVSVGDFHLAALVGWALVGGPVDDDGMLELLSCYAGHRYRAVRMVELSGVRKPGFAPRYSPQDLRAL; encoded by the coding sequence GTGCCCGCCCCCGTACCGCCGCCGCGCAGCCCCGCGGAGCGGACCCGGACCTGGCGCCCCGGCCGGCCGCTCACCGTGGCCGCCACCCTCGCGCCGCTGCGCCGGGGCGGCGGCGACCCGGCGCACCGGCAGGAGCCGGGCGGGGCGGTCTGGCGGTGCAGCCGCACGCCGGAGGGGCCGGGCACGCTGCGCCTGGCGGTCCGCGGCGACGAGGTGCTCGCCTCGGCCTGGGGCCCGGGCGCGGACTGGCTCCTCGACGGGGTCCCCGCGCTGCTCGGCGAGGACGACGACCCGTCGGGCTTCGAGCCCCGGCACGCCGTCGTCGCCTCCGCCTGGGCGCGCCACGCCGCCTGGCGCCCGCCGCGGACGCGCCTGGTGCTCGAGTCGCTCGTGCCCGCCGTGCTGGAGCAGCGGGTCACCGGTGGCGAGGCCCGCCGCTCCTGGCGCCACCTGCTGCTGCGCTTCGGCGAGCCCGCGCCGGGCCCCGCGCCGGCGGGCATGAGGGTGCCCCTCAGCGGCGAGGGCTGGCGGCACGTGCCCTCGTGGGAGTGGCACCGGGCGGGCGTCGACGGCCAGCGGGCCTCGACCGTCGTCCGGGCGGCGCGGGTCGCCGGGCGGCTCGAGGCCACGGCGGAGTTGCCCGGGCCCGAGGCCGGGCGGGTGCTGCGCCTCGTGCCCGGCGTGGGCGTCTGGACGGCGGCGGAGGTGCGCCAGCGCGCCCACGGCGACCCCGACGCGGTGTCGGTCGGCGACTTCCACCTGGCGGCGCTCGTCGGGTGGGCGCTGGTCGGCGGACCCGTCGACGACGACGGCATGCTCGAGCTGCTGTCCTGCTACGCCGGCCACCGCTACCGGGCGGTGCGGATGGTCGAGCTGTCCGGCGTGCGCAAGCCCGGCTTCGCCCCGCGCTACAGCCCCCAGGACCTGCGCGCCCTGTGA